One part of the Nostoc sp. PCC 7120 = FACHB-418 genome encodes these proteins:
- a CDS encoding NYN domain-containing protein, whose translation MLNNLENDSIFTPEQVLENRGRVAIFIDGSNLFYAALQLGIEIDYTKLLCRLTGGSRLLRAFFYTGVDRTNEKQQGFLLWMRRNGYRVIAKDLVQLPDGSKKANLDVEIAVDMMALVDSYDTAVLVSGDGDLAYAVNSVSYRGVRVEVVSLRSMTSDSLINVSDRYIDLEAIKEDIQKTPRQSYPYRPLSSMGFLDDPRDSDGHLEMQD comes from the coding sequence ATGATTCAATATTTACACCAGAACAAGTTTTAGAAAATCGAGGACGGGTCGCCATTTTTATTGATGGGTCAAATCTATTCTACGCTGCTTTGCAATTAGGAATTGAAATAGATTACACGAAATTGCTATGTCGTCTGACTGGTGGTTCTCGATTGTTGCGGGCTTTTTTCTATACCGGTGTAGACAGAACTAATGAAAAGCAGCAAGGGTTTTTGTTGTGGATGCGCCGTAATGGCTACCGCGTCATTGCTAAAGATTTGGTGCAGTTGCCAGATGGCTCCAAAAAAGCCAACCTAGATGTAGAAATAGCTGTAGATATGATGGCTTTGGTCGATTCTTACGATACAGCTGTGCTAGTTAGTGGCGATGGGGATCTGGCTTATGCGGTCAATTCTGTTAGTTATCGCGGCGTGCGGGTAGAAGTTGTGAGCTTACGCTCTATGACTAGTGATAGCTTAATTAATGTGAGCGATCGCTACATTGATTTAGAGGCTATCAAAGAAGATATCCAGAAAACTCCCCGTCAAAGCTATCCTTATCGACCTTTATCTAGCATGGGTTTTTTAGATGATCCCAGAGATAGCGACGGACACCTAGAAATGCAGGATTAA